Genomic window (Apodemus sylvaticus chromosome 22, mApoSyl1.1, whole genome shotgun sequence):
GGGCTTCCTGCATCCACCTCCCAATTGCTGGGCTTACAAGCAAGCACCAACCTAGAGAGCCTCGCTGCTCGCTCACTCACCTTGGAGCTGGATGTCTTGGCGAAGCTGAGGGCTTCCGTGGTAAGGGAGAAATAGAGTTTCTTGAACGAGGAAGACGCCAGAGGGCCTttgcctttggtcctgtggataAACAGTGGTCCCTCCTTCACAGGCGGTGGTGCTAACGCGTTTAATGCGCGCTGCAGGTCCAGCTCTGAAGGCGGGGGAAGAAAACAGCCAGGAAAGTCTGACTATTAAAGAggcggggcaggggcggggcggcGATTAGGGGAGGAGCTAAAACCAAAGGGAGTCAAACTCTGGGAGGAGCTAAGACAATCCGGATGCTGGGACTAGCGGTGGGCGTGGGCGTGTTGGAGAAGGGCTGGGGAAGAAGCTTGGTTCGTGTAATGTTTGCTTAGCTTGGACAGACCctgagttagattcccagcaccacataaacccgggctgggtggcacatgcctataatctcagcccttgggaggtggaggccagGGGATTCACTTGGATTTAAGGTTTTCCTTGGCAGTGAGTTTGTGGCTAGCTCTGggttacaggagaccctgtctaaaacaaaacaacgaaAAGGCGGCcgggtgggaagagggcttagtcTCGGTGGACGGGGTCAAGTAACAAACTTGCACGCAAGCCTTGGGCGCGATAGGTGGTGAAGTCcttgccttccttttcttctatgtCCACCAGCTTCGTAATGAAGTCCTTCAGCTGCACCACGCCCTGGCGCACAGTAGGCTGTAGTGGTTCCATCCACGACTCTTTGGCCCTGGAGCCCGGTGTGTCCATATTGCCTATGTTCTGGACTGCCTAGGGGTGACAGTAAGAACAATGGAGCTTTGGGGAGACAACATCTTCCTAAAGATGGAAGGCCTTACACAGTCCCATAGGGGAGCTAGGATGTATGGATCGTGGCACTTGAGTCTTTGGACACTTGGTAATTTGGGATCAACATTTCGGCTTTTGCCTGTTTAATTATATTATCGTTGTGTGTATGTTAGGGCTTGCCTGGGCATGTGTGGAACTCGGATGGTGATTTGTGGGGaactggttctcttcttccatcatgcGGGCTCCAAGGATGGAACTCAgctcaccaggcttggcagcaagcacccttacctaCTGAGCCCTCTTGCTGGCCCTGAAAGTTTCATCCTACTACCAGACTGTTGCGATGCTGGGTTGATAGATAGATGCACGTCTGGGAATAAGATCAGAACTGGGAAGATTCCAGTTCACAAGGCAGGCTTTGGGCTTTCTGTGTCTGCTTTCTGTGTAGATGGGGTTCTCAAGAAGTGATCGTGAGAATGCTTTTAAACTGTGAGGCGCGGTGCCATTGAGGATCTGCACGACCTTCCTAGTGCCAATTGGTGCGACACTGCggagcctaaccctaaccctaaccctttgCAACCTAACCTGCCTTGCCCTCCCGTCCCAGCCTGCGGGCCCACACCTTGGCCAGCAGAAGTAGCGTGCGGCTGGTGCGAGCATCTGCATGCCGCTCTCGCAGGTGGAAGAGCTTGGGCGCCAGGATGGCGGGAGAGAAGAAGCGCAGGCACAGGAAGCTGGTGACCGCGATGAATGGTACGTTCTGGAAGGGTGCAGAGAACAGAGCCTGGTCAAGAAGCATATCCGTCCCGTGGGATTTCCTTTCGGTCCCGGCCATCACCTCTGCcgacagggggtgggggtggggcgcacCTGGTGCTGGGCGCTCGGGAAGCGCTCGCGCACGCGCCGGAACAGCTGCCGAAAAGTGGCGCGGACCATCGCTGGGCACGCGCGAACCGAGCGACATATGGCGCTCAGCAGCGCCCCCAAGTGGGCACGCAGCGTCTGTGCGCTCTGCTCTAACACTTCAGCCTCAGTCTGTGGGCGGTGCAGCCCAGAACACCTGCAGGGGATTAACCAAAGGACGGTCAAGGTCAGCACTTGCGAACGCGtgacagctggggggggggggggtcccatcTGACATCGGACACAAAGAGAAAGGACGTGTGAACCCAGACACAAGGAACCATAAACACCTTTACACAGGACCTGATTGGGCACAGTGGTGCACCCAGCGATTACCCCGGCCTCACCCTACATCCTTAACTTCCACTTTGCTGGGGTCCAGCTCCACGTACTTCTTCTCCTCGAACACTCTGTCAATGATGGGGCCCAGGATGCCATGCAGATAGCGCATCCCTGCCACCTGAGGGCCACCATAAACCACACTCGTTAACCACCCTTGTGTACCATCTGCCTGGAGGATTGACTCAGATCTGGGCCAAATGCACAATTACGGTGACTTCTCTACTGAATGTGTGTCTACATGCATGCGTGAATAAATGCATGCATAGACGAATTAATAAATGGGTGAGGAAAATATCTGGCCATCAAGGACCACAGACAGGACGAGAGGGTCTCTGTCTGCAAGATGACCGTGCGACCTTACCTTCAGAAAAGACTCCATGGACTTGGAGGCCAGAGAATTGCTCCGGAAGAGGGTGTTGGCCTCACCTGCAAGCAGAAGTTCTAGTGGGCAGGGAGCTGGGACCTCGGAGGATGGCGGGCGTCTTTAACCCCTCAGAAAATGGTTTTCTCATCATTTCCCACCTGCCCCGCCTGGACTATTCTTTTTAGGGGGGTTGCAGTCTTGTCTCCTTTAGAGGGGCCACTAATGTGCTAAAGAGGGCCTCTTCCACCCCGCCTGGGATAAGTCCTCTCAGGCCTCACTGGTGCGGCGCAGCTCCAGCTGAAAGAGCAGGTCCAGAAAGTCCTTGGCCAGCCCCTGCCCCAGGAAGAGCTTGAGCAGGGTGGTGGCCACTTCCTGGCGACACTCAGCACTGGTGGTCTCCTCAATGATAGGAATCAGGCGTCCTGGGCCCTGCAGAAAGAGGTAGCGCTCAAACCCTCAGGGAACCTaaaccccgccccacccccccagGGTTAAGTCCCCAGAGCATCATGGGAAGATTGTCTGGGCAGAGAGTGGGGCCCTCTGGACATTGGTTAGTGCCCTCCCAGCCCCGGGAGTCAGTTTATTGCTCTGTGGAATGGGCTCGGGCCAGGTGCGTTCATTTAAGCGTGGGTGCTCCCAGCTCCCCAGGGGCTCCTCACCTGAGTGCCCAGCTTCACGTCCTGACACAACAGTTGGACGAGAGGTTGGTAGCAGGCTGACGGCAGCACTGTCTCATCCCGCAGCCGCACCTCCAACTGCAAGGAGCCCAGGTTGCCCCTGGAATGGGCAGCCTGTGATGTCTCCACCGGGGAGCTAGTTTGCCCGGACCACGGGCACTCACAAAGGCTCAGGCTTTTCCCCTTGGAGATTAGCAATCCCTTGCTACTCCACGCCCGCTTGGTCTTTCCGTGTCCCTGTCTGGAAGACCCTTCTCGCCCTATTACCCAAAGAACTACCCGCGCTTTCCAAAGCTAGTTCCATCGTGCCGCCTGACTCCAGGGGACTCTGGGATTCCGCCTGTGCCTACCAAGGTCTCATATTCCAACTCTGGGACTCGGCCATTTCACCCGTGGGCTTTACCCTGGAAGCGAACTGTTAAACTAACAGAGAAATCCAGGCTCGAGTAAGTCAGGTCACACGCCGCAGTAAATGTGGCCACTAAGGTTTCTTACTGTGACTGCGggaagggtagcctgggctacatgagaccctatctcgaaaatctgaaatttaattttgagatagtgtctggctttatcaATCCAACTAGCCTCCAATTTTTAAAACGGGGTTTACAGGTGTGGTCACTCTGCTTGGCGCCAGGTGTCCCATGCTTGCACGCCCGTACCACAGTGCATAGCTAGGGAGAGTCCACATGACCTGCCGAGCCATCTTGACAGCACGAGGTGTTAAGTACCATCAAACCCGTGACCTTGTGCCTACAGGGCAGGCCCTCTTAACTGGTATATCGCCAACCTTGCCCCTCCTTTCCTATGGCACCTCTATTTTTGGAGACTCTTGGGAAAAGAGGGTTCAGAGTCATGGCTCCGAGGCACTGTCTCTAGGGACTAGAGATCTCCAAGGAAGCCCTTTAAAGGGAAAGGAGCCGAGGACATGTTCTAGAAAGTGCCGGAACATACAAAACCAGGGGATCCGGGCATAACTTTTAGCTCAGAGGACAAGAATATAAAAAGGGAGCAGGAAGATCCCACCTGGCTGAGAAAGCCGCTGTCATTGTGGCTAAAGACTGAGGGACAGTTGACCTGTgaacccctgacccctgacctttCTTTCTCTGCACACACCCCAGGGCCCACTGGTAGCACTTACTTGCCTCGATGGCTTTTGGACTGATCAGGCTGCAGCCGGAACCAGCCCTCTTCCTGCTGGGCTGAACACAGTCTCTGAACATTGACCATCACCTGGAAAAGGGCAGAGGAGGCTGGACCACTCAAGGCACTGAgctttcttcttcagttttttctgaagctggggatagaacccagggtctCCCAGATGTTAAGCCAACCCCAAGCCttacccctctctcctccctgggggattctaggcaggggctctaccactgacccacgcccccagccctccctgggggattctaggcaggggctctaccactgacccacgcccccagcccctccctgggggattctaggcaggggttctaccactgagccacgcccccagcccctccctggaggattctaggcaggggctctaccactgagccaggcTACAAGGCAGCAATAAATGCAATgactgttcttggttgtcaacttgactacatctggaattaactgaaACCCCAAAATAgagggcacatctgtgagggTTTCTGCTTAATTTGATGTGGGATGATCTACTTTTTGGGGAATGGGGTGGAGAGTGGTCCAAGACAGAGTttcctagccctggctgtcctggaaccaggctggccctgagcttcagagatctgcctgcctctgcctctcaagtgctgggactaaaggtgtgtgtcagcACCGTCTGCAGGGAAGCCCTACTAATTTGGATCGCTGACAGAGGATCCTTTTGCTTTCTGCCTGCTTGCCCTTGCCTCGCGGGTATTAGAGCCCACTTATTCGGGACTCCAGCgtacactgaagaccagctgTCTCCGTGGACTGAGCAACTCCTGGATGCTTGGACCTCCCATTCATAGGCAGCCGTTGCTGGACAAGCAGGACCACAGCCTGAAGTCGTTCCGATAAACCCCCCTTTTCTTTCTCGAGCTCTCTCTATAGATTCATTCTATaggttctgttactctagagaaccctgaagACTACAAGAGCCTcgttcatttttttctcttataaaaagaaatgttgttttgttttgttttttttttcccaggcAGGCTCTCAATATGTAGCACTGGTTAGTCTGGAACCCagtatgtacaccaggctggcttcagactcacaaagatccacctgcctctgcctcctgagtgttgggattaaaggagtgcacgaccacacctggcttatttttttcttctgaaataggGTCTTAGGTATTCCAGGATCATCCTGATCCAACGTCTCAAGTGCTGGAACTGCAGACATGggtcaccaggcctggcttgcaattttatttgtttttttggttttttttttttttttttttttttttttttgtcgttgttgttgtttggttggttggttggttggctgattggttggtttggctttttcgagacaggtttctctgtgtagccctggctgtcctggaactcactctgtagaccaggctggcctcaaactcagaaatctgcctgcctctgcctctgcctctgcctctgcctctgcctcccaagtgctgggattaaaggcgtgcgccaccactgcccagcacaattTCAtttgttgagacagaatctcactgtgtaaTCCATGGTAGCTTCAAATCTGCAGCAATCCTCcggcctcagactcccaagtgctgggagagCTGCGATGTGTggcttactttttattttgagacaaggtatggctaagtagcccaggctggccatgaattcactgtgtagtccaggtgGGCCTTGAAAAGGGGATctcgcctcagcctcccaaatatcTGGGAGGGTTAGGCTTGTGCTGCGAGGTTTGGCTTCAAGCATTGTTCTCCTAGGGCAGAGGGGCACCTTGACCACGTCCCAGAGAACCAGAGCAGCCAAGTGGGAGCAATCCTAACTTTACAGTCTGAGAAGGTGAGCGACACAGCAGGAATGGACACCAGATGCTGAGGTGGTGGGTGTGGCCTGGGCATGTGGTGGGGGTAGCCTGGGCAGTTGGTGGGGGTAGcctgggtaggtaggtggggggTGTAAACTGGACATGTGATGGGTGTGGCCTGGGCAGttggtgggtgtggccttggcaGGTAGTGGGTGTGGCCTGGCATGTGGTGGGTGTGGCCTGGGCAGGTAGTGGGCGTGGCCTGGGCAGGTGGTGGGGGCAACCTGGGAAGgtagggatggggatggggttgATACTCACTTTGCCTAGAAAGTCATTCCTGCTAACAAGATCCCAGTCCCAGACCTCCACCAGCAGTGCTTCCGAGGCTCCTTTTTCCAGCTCAAAATCAAAAGTCTCATTCCAGCGTGGGTAGCAGGATTTCTTCACCACCTGCTCCGAAAGGGATAGTGGACTCAGTTCATCGGGCTAGCCGGTGCCAGAGTATGGCACCGCCCTGGCTCTGTACTGGTAAATGCTTCCAGATCCAACCAGCAGTGGTGGAGCAGGCCTGTCACTCCAGCGACCTAGAAGGCCAGAAGACTaaaagttcagggccagcttgcGCCACTTAGTgagactcttaaaaaaaaatgccttaaacTTATGGGTAAGGAAAATAATGATTGGGGTGGTGCCTAAGTCCCGCTGCTAAGGTGAGATGAGTTTTTGAGTGGGTAAAGGGTGTCCCTAAAGGCAACCTACCTACAAATAAGTATGAGAAATgggcctcagtggtagagcccctgcctagaatcccccagggaggggctgggggcgtggctcagtggtagagcccctgcctagaatcccccagggaggggctgggggtgtggctcagtggtagagcccctgcctagaatcccccagggaggggctgggggcgtggctcagtggtagagcccctgcctagaatcccccagggaggggctggggacgtggctcagtggtagagcccctgcctagaatcccccagggaggggctgggggcgtggctcagtggtagagcccctgcctagcatGTTCCAAGTACAGGATTCAATCTCCTGTATTGAAGAAATACTTGATCAGCGATAGCACATTTCACCAAGGGGGAACTGAGGTCCAGAGTGAACAAGCAACTCATCTAAGGCCACACAACCAAATAGAGGTTGCATTGAGAACCCAGCTCTGGACAAGCTCCTGCAGGGTGTCACCCTCTTCAGGATGATGTTCATAGAGATCAGAAAATCAAGATTCAGAAGCTGTTCCCGAGTTTCCACGTCCTCCACTCCATCCCCTCCAGTTTCCTCACCGAGGTCTCCTGGGTCCGGCCATTGTAGTGCACACGGACAAAAGGGTCGGATGCGCCATTCCGGTCTTTTGGTGCTAAGTCCCTGGGAGTGAAATGGGGACAGGGCTCACTGCTCCTGCAGCTTGTGTGCAGGATGGGGTGAACACAGCAGGCTGGGCAGGCTAGGCTCATCCACGGCCGCTGGACATCATACTGGCTGGCTGCCTGGcaattctcccctcccccacggcGACCCCTCACAGCCCCCTTGCCACTGACCACGAAGGCTACAAAAGGCTAGGTCTCCTGAGCGAACAGCTGCAGAGATACCCTTGTGCCTGACTTGTTCAACAGAAGAGAAGGCGGGAACAGCTGGGAACTATCAGTCATACAACactcgggaagctgaggcaggaggatcgtgagtttgaggctagcccgaACAGCATACTGTCAGTATGAGATGcatagcaagactgtctcaaagagTAGAGTTGGGCATCGAGGAGGCTCGTGTGGCTTGGCTGTAGTCCTTGGAGcagaggcgggggtggggggggcggtaGGGAGGTGGGGCGGTGCAGGGGCACATGTTTCTGTGCTGTCCATCCTGAGGAGTGGCAATGCATGCTTAAGTGGTGGCCCCAAGGTCCTGAAGTTTGGTACTGTATGCAACCATGAGCACGTGTGTACAGACACCGTGCCAGAGGCAGCCCGGTGCCAGCATGGCTGaggagggtggggggagacagATGGGAGGGGACCCTGGATGAGAGGAAGAATGGGGGCGGACAGGCTGTGGCTCAGCCGTTCCTCATGGGTCCAGCCTCAGGGCGGCCGGTATCGCTCCACTGAGCAGAGAGGCCACGTTCTCCTAAATGGGCTGACTGTCTCCAGCATATTCGGTTTCTTTTGTGGAACTGGCTGGCTGGAGGCTGCCCACTGGCCCAGGGGTGGACTGGAGGGACTTTGCTACCCCACCCGAAACCCTGTCTGAACATGTTATTATTCCCTTTTGCCTCCGTgagagacacaccacacacacacacacacacacacacacacacacacacacacacgacagggAGGAGGCTGTAGCCAGAAGGGAAGGCGCCTCTCATGTGGTGTCTGTGAGTCACAGCCAGGCCCAGACAGGAATGGGGACAGGGACAACAGTTAAAAATACCCCAAGGCTGGGGGTTAGTCCTGTCACAGGTGACTCAGGCCCACAGAGCCATCCGAGCCATTATCCCACCCCCACACCCTGTCTGGACATACCAAGAACTTTCCC
Coding sequences:
- the Rasa4b gene encoding ras GTPase-activating protein 4B — encoded protein: MAKRSSLSIRIVEGKNLPAKDITGSSDPYCIVKVDNEPIIRTATVWKTLCPFWGEEYQVHLPPTFHTVAFYVLDEDALSRDDVIGKVCLTRDTLASHPKGFIGWTHLTEVDPNEEVQGEIHLRLEVVPGVRASRLRCSVLEARDLAPKDRNGASDPFVRVHYNGRTQETSVVKKSCYPRWNETFDFELEKGASEALLVEVWDWDLVSRNDFLGKVMVNVQRLCSAQQEEGWFRLQPDQSKSHRGKGNLGSLQLEVRLRDETVLPSACYQPLVQLLCQDVKLGTQGPGRLIPIIEETTSAECRQEVATTLLKLFLGQGLAKDFLDLLFQLELRRTSEANTLFRSNSLASKSMESFLKVAGMRYLHGILGPIIDRVFEEKKYVELDPSKVEVKDVGCSGLHRPQTEAEVLEQSAQTLRAHLGALLSAICRSVRACPAMVRATFRQLFRRVRERFPSAQHQNVPFIAVTSFLCLRFFSPAILAPKLFHLRERHADARTSRTLLLLAKAVQNIGNMDTPGSRAKESWMEPLQPTVRQGVVQLKDFITKLVDIEEKEELDLQRALNALAPPPVKEGPLFIHRTKGKGPLASSSFKKLYFSLTTEALSFAKTSSSKKSTFIKLASIRAAEKVEEKSFGSSHVMQVIYTDDVGRAQTVYLQCKCVNELNQWLSALRKVSTNNTGLLGSYHPGIFRGDKWSCCHQKDKTDQGCDKTHSRVALQEWNDPLDHDLEAQLIYRHLLGMEAALREKQQLLRGATEAGISPTGCDGAPKDSLTQLLRVLQDLRQAHSSSLASPPPREPHHLLELQT